The window AGATAATGTTAAATCTATTAATTATGCCAAAACAGACAACTACAAAAAGATTCTCAATATGATCAATGATGGATTATTTCAGGTTTTTGTTTTTGGGCATTCTTGCGGCAATTCTGACCGGACTTTATTAAATACAATTTTTGAACACGAAAATTGCGCTTCGATTAAGGTCTTTTATCATCAGAAAAACGAAACCGAAGACAATTTTTTAGACATCTATAAAAATATTTCCCGAAATTTCAATAGTAAGGCAAAACTTCGAGACAGGGTTGTCAATAAATTTTACAGCGAACCTTTAATTCCATTTAAATTGCAACAAGAAATTAAAGAAAGTTCAATATTATAAGGATTTCCAATTTGGTACGCAGTGTGTACCAAATTAGGATTAAAAATAAGCCTAATTTTTTAAAATAGATTTTTCATTGTTATAAAACATTATAAATAATCACTTTTCATTGACACTTCGATTACAATTAATTATCTTTAGTTTATGGAATCTGATTTATTAAAATACAAAGGCATACCTCCAGGAGCTATAATTGAACGAGCACTTCTTGAACGTTCAATTAAACTAGATTCGTTTGCAATGTCAATAGACGAAACCTCCGAAGAGTTCAATATGCTTATAAAAGGAAAGCAAGATATTTCTCTTACTTTAGCTTTAAAAATTGAAAAAGCATTTGATTGGGAAGAAGGAATCATTATAACCCTTCAGAACTATTACAAAAATGAAAAAGACAGGCTCAGAACGCAAGCCACTCCTAACCTTTCAATACTACGAAAATCTCTATTTTGGGATACAAAAATTGAAACTATAGATTGGGATAACTATTACCGTGCAGTAATATCAAGAGTCTTTGAACGCGGAAATGAAGAAGAAAAAAATGAAATAATTCGATTCTACGAAATAGAAAAAGTGAATACTATGATTTCTGAAAAAGAAATTTTTCACAATAGACATTTTTTTAATATTCGCTTC of the Chryseobacterium aureum genome contains:
- a CDS encoding helix-turn-helix transcriptional regulator, translated to MESDLLKYKGIPPGAIIERALLERSIKLDSFAMSIDETSEEFNMLIKGKQDISLTLALKIEKAFDWEEGIIITLQNYYKNEKDRLRTQATPNLSILRKSLFWDTKIETIDWDNYYRAVISRVFERGNEEEKNEIIRFYEIEKVNTMISEKEIFHNRHFFNIRF